A stretch of Methanosphaerula palustris E1-9c DNA encodes these proteins:
- a CDS encoding nucleotidyltransferase family protein → MGRSLLIPHFYDLLRVFLMGIPLWLFDHSSLLERNTVGAIKPCPYRNPKTRNMWSLGRIIMKRMIHRTRMTRSLEDMKGLLRERLPELRRTYGVTSMKIFGSWVRDEQTTRSDLDILIAFDPVQKISLFNLVALEQELSAYLGVPVDLVEEETIKPALRHRILGEAVPL, encoded by the coding sequence ATGGGAAGATCCCTCTTGATCCCCCATTTTTATGATCTCTTGAGAGTCTTTTTGATGGGTATACCTTTATGGTTATTCGATCATTCATCATTACTGGAGAGAAACACCGTAGGTGCGATCAAACCCTGTCCTTACAGAAACCCCAAAACAAGGAATATGTGGAGCCTTGGGAGAATTATCATGAAAAGAATGATCCATAGAACCCGGATGACACGGTCTCTGGAAGATATGAAAGGTCTTCTTCGGGAGAGGTTGCCGGAATTGAGGCGTACATACGGGGTCACCTCCATGAAGATTTTTGGTTCGTGGGTGCGGGATGAACAGACAACAAGAAGCGATCTGGATATCCTGATAGCGTTTGATCCGGTTCAGAAGATCTCTCTTTTTAATCTGGTCGCCCTTGAACAGGAATTGTCCGCCTATCTCGGTGTCCCGGTCGACCTTGTTGAAGAAGAGACCATCAAGCCTGCGCTCCGCCATCGTATCCTTGGTGAGGCAGTTCCCTTATGA
- a CDS encoding nucleotidyltransferase family protein, with the protein MQWRDLEPMEGLNTMDPETDITQLLLRKRDEIISMAEQRGARNIRIFGSIARNEARPDSDIDLLIDLDPDRSLLDVGGLAMDLSRLLDRPVDIVTEAGLRDRIRARVLREARAL; encoded by the coding sequence ATGCAATGGAGAGATCTGGAACCAATGGAGGGATTGAACACCATGGACCCGGAAACCGATATCACGCAGCTCCTTCTCAGAAAACGGGATGAGATCATCTCGATGGCAGAGCAAAGAGGAGCCAGAAATATCCGAATCTTTGGATCCATTGCACGGAACGAAGCCCGTCCTGACAGTGATATCGATCTCCTGATCGACCTGGACCCGGATCGGAGTCTTCTGGATGTCGGGGGTCTTGCCATGGATCTTTCACGGCTGCTCGATCGACCGGTCGACATCGTGACCGAAGCAGGACTCCGGGACCGGATACGTGCACGGGTGTTGCGGGAAGCACGGGCCTTATGA
- a CDS encoding (Fe-S)-binding protein translates to MVWEPPGKDCGACGVRSCREFVEGMRNGTRVLADCPHQARRLDLDESALLEVYDGTDLLGSEYDFILRPLPGEPSAQRYIQPFRPELVERLGIGPGAIVIGRPVDPGCPIQHVLRVLDGDPVSGILRCHTVGPLAARRSPKVFDLKAYREVAFEGRADLIRTEPAIGFRARFLPANCMRQIAHTGVVQMVLKKSFGFHVRLEDIQMHGKRDNLLKETKVKTGQMVTLEGPSGPDREVVINGVHAYVGDRPTGRKGDGGGGGGGKHHHGDGKGHGGG, encoded by the coding sequence GTGGTGTGGGAGCCGCCGGGGAAGGACTGCGGGGCCTGCGGGGTCCGCAGCTGCCGCGAGTTTGTCGAGGGGATGCGGAACGGGACGCGGGTCCTCGCCGACTGCCCGCACCAGGCCCGCCGGCTGGACCTGGATGAGTCGGCGCTGCTGGAGGTCTACGACGGGACCGACCTGCTCGGGTCGGAGTACGATTTCATCCTCAGACCGCTCCCGGGTGAGCCCTCGGCGCAGCGGTACATCCAGCCGTTTCGGCCGGAGCTGGTCGAACGTCTGGGGATCGGGCCGGGGGCGATCGTGATCGGCCGGCCGGTCGACCCGGGATGCCCGATTCAGCATGTCCTCCGGGTGCTCGACGGGGACCCGGTCTCGGGGATCCTCCGCTGTCACACGGTCGGGCCGCTGGCAGCCCGGCGGAGTCCGAAGGTCTTCGATCTGAAGGCGTACCGGGAGGTCGCGTTCGAGGGGCGGGCGGACCTGATCAGGACCGAGCCGGCGATCGGTTTCCGGGCCCGGTTCCTGCCGGCGAACTGTATGCGCCAGATCGCCCACACCGGGGTGGTGCAGATGGTGCTGAAGAAGTCGTTCGGGTTCCACGTCCGGCTCGAGGATATCCAGATGCACGGGAAGCGGGATAACCTGCTGAAGGAGACGAAGGTGAAGACCGGACAGATGGTCACGCTCGAAGGGCCGTCCGGGCCGGACCGGGAGGTGGTGATCAACGGCGTCCACGCCTATGTCGGCGACCGGCCGACCGGGAGGAAGGGCGACGGCGGCGGTGGTGGTGGGGGGAAGCATCATCACGGCGATGGCAAGGGTCACGGCGGGGGATGA
- a CDS encoding GTP-binding protein: protein MRLLIVAGPPSAGKTAVVRQLLRQFAGRYRTVYLKIDVVQAFEAEELAAEFSIPTKKVYSGDLCPDHTGILVLADALTWAVEEKADLLIVESAGLCLRCTPYTTQSLGIVVLPAISGTNSPLKMAPMIAFADIAVVTKTDLVSQAEKEVFREAIRRVTPGIDIIETNAIEGTGLRYLFRAVEGCPPIDDPAGIVLRGAPPLGVCTICAGKKEIGWRNHFGVIRTLDTTDELYRGD from the coding sequence ATGCGTCTCCTCATCGTGGCCGGCCCGCCGAGCGCCGGGAAGACGGCCGTTGTCCGGCAGCTCCTCAGGCAGTTCGCCGGACGGTACCGGACGGTCTATCTGAAGATCGATGTGGTCCAGGCCTTCGAGGCCGAGGAGCTCGCGGCCGAGTTCTCGATCCCGACGAAGAAGGTCTACTCGGGGGATCTCTGTCCGGACCACACCGGGATCCTGGTGCTCGCCGATGCGCTGACCTGGGCCGTGGAGGAGAAGGCCGACCTGCTGATCGTCGAGTCGGCCGGGCTCTGTCTCAGGTGCACGCCGTACACCACTCAGTCGCTCGGGATCGTGGTGCTGCCGGCGATCTCGGGGACGAACTCGCCGCTGAAGATGGCGCCGATGATCGCCTTCGCCGATATCGCGGTCGTGACCAAGACGGACCTGGTCTCGCAGGCCGAGAAGGAGGTCTTCCGGGAGGCGATTCGGCGGGTGACGCCGGGGATCGATATCATCGAGACGAATGCGATCGAGGGGACCGGCCTCCGGTACCTCTTCCGGGCGGTCGAGGGCTGTCCTCCGATCGACGACCCGGCAGGGATCGTCCTCCGGGGGGCTCCGCCGCTCGGGGTCTGCACGATCTGTGCCGGGAAGAAGGAGATCGGCTGGCGGAACCACTTCGGGGTCATTCGGACCCTGGACACCACCGACGAACTCTACCGGGGGGACTGA
- a CDS encoding ATP-binding cassette domain-containing protein, which yields MEHFTIQTITILPGTAKDGHREPFDELTIRAGDTISIVGPTGSGKSALINDIEVFAEQDTVTGRTVLVNGEAPPEQICRDPANKPIALIAQTSKCLADLQVRQFLEMHCAARGLDSAETVDETIALANEFTGEALSGEMRMTRLSGGQTRSLMIADALLVSNTPIILLDEVENAGIFKDRVMARLREYGRAVLFVTHDPFVALLSDRRIVMRNGAVVSVLEPGDVEAETLAEVAAMDGRLHAIRERIRAGELLTGGV from the coding sequence GTGGAACACTTCACGATTCAGACAATCACCATCCTTCCGGGAACGGCGAAGGACGGCCATCGAGAGCCATTCGACGAACTGACCATCCGCGCCGGCGATACGATATCGATCGTCGGCCCGACGGGGTCGGGCAAGTCGGCGCTGATCAACGACATCGAGGTCTTCGCCGAGCAGGACACGGTGACCGGCCGGACGGTGCTGGTGAACGGAGAGGCGCCGCCCGAGCAGATCTGCCGGGATCCGGCGAACAAGCCAATCGCCCTGATTGCCCAGACGAGCAAGTGCCTGGCCGATCTGCAGGTCCGGCAGTTCCTCGAGATGCACTGTGCGGCCCGCGGGCTCGATTCGGCGGAGACGGTCGACGAGACGATCGCGCTCGCGAACGAGTTCACCGGCGAGGCGCTCTCGGGAGAGATGCGGATGACCCGGCTCTCCGGGGGGCAGACCCGGTCGCTGATGATCGCCGACGCCCTGCTGGTCAGCAACACCCCGATCATCCTCCTCGACGAGGTGGAGAACGCCGGGATCTTCAAGGACCGGGTGATGGCCCGGCTGCGGGAGTACGGCAGGGCCGTCCTCTTCGTCACCCACGACCCGTTCGTCGCCCTCCTCTCGGATCGGCGGATCGTGATGCGGAACGGGGCCGTCGTCTCGGTGCTCGAGCCGGGGGATGTCGAGGCCGAGACGCTCGCCGAGGTGGCCGCGATGGACGGCCGGCTGCATGCGATCCGGGAACGGATCCGGGCCGGCGAGCTCCTGACCGGGGGGGTATGA
- a CDS encoding PKD domain-containing protein, with protein METMPDTKHTIQTYLMVILLLTMALLVAPAGAELVQSNGTTSIGVDQTQELKDTAAFSANKHVFFNVANDAGVKYNYDGALYSGPSNTYYMKFDGGGLNALHITSDPASPYGNVIASNAQSGTFFLSDTGGRGFDDDGILMIAVKGDVPNDFRVHIRASGYTWTPATSGVYNPTIPSSVTYQPVSLDETFTRDDLIYGPQNWKPCSVANYPIYNGQDMTNTQDTYQMMFVDLKSGIIGKNSTAGAPALTDNGAIRVDYSFENLNTFAAFDAFAWCSASNQGQGITWTNEVAAAGSSSGSANGYTVTGVPRAPVAAFTANTVSGPAPLSIGFTDQSTNTPTAWSWNFGDGTTSTEQNPSHTYTTDGTYSVALTASNAGGSNTVTRTSYITVRSTTPTTGPTTVPTTGNTTVPTTVTTIPTTGTTTVATPTPTITTPPLAANFTANVTAGQSPLAVQFTDSTTGAVQSYFWQFGDGGASYDRNPVHTYTTAGTYTVSLIVSGPTGTQVKTNEQYITVTAVVPTMTTVAPLTNYHHNYLQVSNTEGARFDLHNNGTYYQKSDGGGTNAIWMTGTPSVPQGQTINTTNQSGVFYLTDTGGRGFDDDGILMLAVNGTIPDDFKVHIRASGYAWTPIPNYLSPTANDITYVDGSIDEIFTKDDFIYGPQIWKPAGQANYPIYNGQNLSDTQNTFRLMFIDLRAGILGKSSKAGISTLQNNGAIKVEYSFDHLNTLAAFNAYAWCENSTLGEGISWTNGVNAIGQSSVASGYTVSGMSTSTAPITIPSATRPPTDPNRDGLYEDLNGDGVADFNDVVLFFNQMDWIAVNEPVTAFDFNKNGSVDFDDVVLLFNML; from the coding sequence ATGGAAACCATGCCTGACACAAAACATACGATACAGACCTACCTCATGGTAATACTGCTCCTGACCATGGCGCTGCTGGTAGCCCCTGCAGGTGCAGAACTTGTACAGTCGAACGGAACAACCTCTATCGGTGTCGATCAGACCCAGGAACTGAAAGATACTGCAGCCTTCTCCGCCAACAAACATGTATTCTTCAATGTGGCGAACGACGCCGGCGTGAAGTACAACTATGACGGCGCACTCTACAGCGGCCCGAGCAACACCTACTACATGAAGTTCGATGGAGGCGGATTGAATGCCCTTCATATCACCAGCGACCCCGCGAGCCCGTACGGGAATGTGATCGCGTCGAACGCCCAATCCGGTACCTTCTTTCTCTCCGACACCGGGGGGAGAGGATTTGATGACGATGGCATCCTGATGATCGCCGTAAAAGGGGATGTCCCGAACGACTTCAGGGTCCATATCCGGGCGAGCGGCTACACCTGGACACCGGCCACTTCCGGAGTTTACAATCCAACCATCCCGAGCTCAGTCACCTACCAGCCGGTCTCCCTTGACGAAACGTTCACCAGGGACGACCTCATCTACGGCCCGCAGAACTGGAAACCATGTTCGGTGGCGAACTATCCGATCTATAACGGACAGGATATGACGAACACCCAGGACACCTACCAGATGATGTTCGTCGATCTGAAGTCAGGGATCATCGGCAAGAATTCCACCGCCGGCGCCCCGGCACTTACGGACAATGGTGCGATCCGGGTCGATTACTCCTTCGAAAACCTGAACACCTTCGCTGCCTTCGATGCCTTTGCATGGTGCAGTGCCTCCAACCAGGGGCAGGGGATCACCTGGACGAATGAGGTCGCCGCAGCCGGCTCGTCCTCGGGGTCCGCGAACGGCTACACCGTCACCGGTGTCCCACGGGCACCGGTCGCCGCCTTCACCGCAAATACCGTAAGCGGCCCGGCACCCCTTTCGATCGGGTTCACCGATCAGTCGACCAACACCCCGACGGCCTGGTCGTGGAACTTCGGCGACGGGACCACCTCGACCGAGCAGAATCCATCCCACACCTACACGACAGACGGTACCTACTCGGTCGCCCTGACCGCGAGCAACGCCGGCGGCAGTAACACGGTCACCAGGACCAGTTATATCACCGTCCGCTCCACGACCCCCACGACAGGGCCGACAACGGTGCCGACAACCGGCAACACCACCGTGCCGACGACGGTGACGACGATCCCCACCACCGGAACGACAACGGTCGCGACACCAACCCCAACCATCACAACACCGCCGCTGGCGGCCAACTTCACGGCGAACGTGACGGCCGGCCAGTCCCCACTCGCCGTGCAGTTCACCGACTCGACGACCGGTGCGGTCCAGAGTTATTTCTGGCAGTTCGGCGACGGCGGGGCCTCGTATGACAGGAACCCGGTGCACACTTACACGACAGCCGGCACCTACACCGTCTCCCTCATCGTCAGCGGCCCCACCGGAACCCAGGTGAAGACGAACGAGCAGTACATCACCGTCACGGCGGTAGTGCCGACCATGACGACGGTGGCCCCGCTCACCAATTATCACCACAACTATCTCCAGGTCTCAAACACTGAAGGTGCCCGCTTCGATCTCCACAACAACGGTACCTATTACCAGAAGAGCGACGGGGGCGGGACCAATGCGATCTGGATGACCGGAACCCCGTCGGTTCCGCAGGGTCAGACGATCAACACCACCAACCAGTCGGGCGTCTTCTACCTGACCGATACCGGGGGAAGAGGGTTCGACGACGATGGCATCCTCATGCTTGCGGTCAACGGGACGATCCCTGACGACTTCAAGGTCCATATCCGAGCGAGCGGGTATGCCTGGACACCGATTCCAAACTACCTTTCACCAACCGCGAACGATATAACCTATGTCGACGGCTCGATCGATGAGATCTTCACCAAGGACGACTTCATCTACGGCCCGCAGATCTGGAAGCCGGCCGGGCAGGCGAACTACCCGATCTATAACGGACAGAATCTGTCCGACACGCAGAACACCTTCCGGCTGATGTTCATCGATCTGCGTGCAGGCATCCTCGGCAAGAGCTCCAAAGCCGGAATCTCCACGCTGCAGAACAACGGTGCGATCAAGGTCGAGTACTCGTTCGATCATCTGAACACCTTAGCCGCCTTCAACGCCTACGCCTGGTGCGAGAACTCCACCCTGGGCGAAGGGATATCATGGACGAACGGGGTCAACGCCATAGGCCAGTCCTCGGTTGCAAGCGGCTACACCGTGTCGGGGATGTCGACTTCGACGGCCCCGATCACTATCCCATCGGCGACCCGCCCCCCCACCGACCCCAACAGGGATGGACTGTATGAAGACCTGAACGGAGACGGCGTGGCCGACTTCAACGACGTGGTCCTCTTCTTCAACCAGATGGACTGGATCGCGGTGAACGAGCCGGTCACCGCCTTCGACTTCAATAAAAACGGCTCCGTCGACTTCGATGACGTCGTTCTGCTCTTCAATATGCTCTGA
- a CDS encoding methyltransferase family protein has protein sequence MVIISQLPISASGTEALLFTIAFFGWMASEIIGAMIFPRLRRYREGTRLETKDRRSGLVVIFGLLVAIYLAFGLSLAGVALLPGWLFYPGIALMVFGVFLRQWSIALLGGFFSALVSVQEGQTIIRKGPYRYVRHPSYTGGIMIMIGIGVALLSWGAVLVLLLASCGVYGYRIHVEEKALVAKFGDEYRAYMNETKMLIPFLL, from the coding sequence ATGGTGATAATCTCCCAGCTTCCCATCTCCGCTTCCGGCACTGAGGCACTCCTTTTTACGATCGCATTCTTCGGCTGGATGGCCAGTGAGATCATCGGGGCCATGATCTTTCCACGGCTCCGCCGCTACCGCGAAGGGACAAGACTCGAGACGAAGGATCGGCGGTCTGGGCTGGTTGTGATTTTCGGTCTCCTCGTAGCAATCTATCTGGCCTTCGGTCTTTCCCTGGCAGGCGTTGCTCTCTTGCCCGGCTGGCTGTTCTATCCCGGAATCGCGTTGATGGTCTTCGGGGTCTTCCTCCGGCAGTGGTCCATTGCCCTCCTCGGGGGGTTCTTCTCCGCGCTCGTCAGTGTCCAGGAAGGACAGACTATCATCCGGAAAGGACCGTACCGGTATGTCCGCCACCCGTCCTATACGGGGGGAATTATGATTATGATCGGAATAGGCGTTGCCCTCCTGTCGTGGGGTGCGGTTCTGGTCCTGCTGCTGGCTTCCTGTGGTGTGTACGGATACCGGATCCATGTCGAGGAGAAGGCGCTGGTCGCGAAGTTCGGGGATGAATACCGGGCATATATGAACGAGACGAAGATGCTGATCCCGTTTTTACTGTGA
- a CDS encoding energy-coupling factor transporter transmembrane component T family protein: protein MGLVHNRRSSGRRLEGNAAWARFTPGTSFLHRLDPRTKMGALVVISGVSLIQDSLLPLLAALLFVLMLAGISGLLQPLGRAFWTFSPLLLFIVFIDMLFPKESTGTVFYSVDLGMLHPTLSTGGFLFAAAMGVRLLTIAGFGVLFIMTTSCTSVIHALKALGVPDTFTFSLGYALRSTTALSADLGHIMDAQRSRGLDFEQGSWVRKAEMLMALVIPMIIAVLNRARLVADALQARGFGSGTRTTCYHPPHPGQRDLIMGALLAGLVGLTVVYPRLVPG from the coding sequence ATGGGATTGGTGCATAATCGCCGTTCCTCAGGTCGGCGGCTGGAGGGGAATGCGGCCTGGGCGAGGTTCACCCCCGGGACCTCGTTTCTTCACCGCCTGGACCCCCGGACCAAGATGGGGGCGCTGGTCGTGATCAGTGGAGTCTCGCTGATCCAGGACTCCCTCCTCCCCCTGCTGGCAGCCCTGCTCTTCGTCCTGATGCTGGCCGGGATCTCCGGTCTGCTCCAGCCCCTGGGTCGGGCCTTCTGGACGTTCTCCCCCCTGCTCCTCTTCATCGTCTTCATCGACATGCTCTTTCCGAAGGAGTCGACGGGCACGGTCTTTTACTCAGTGGACCTGGGCATGCTCCATCCTACCCTGAGTACCGGGGGGTTCCTCTTCGCCGCGGCGATGGGTGTCCGGCTGCTCACGATCGCCGGGTTCGGCGTCCTCTTCATCATGACGACCTCCTGCACGTCGGTCATCCACGCTCTGAAGGCCCTGGGTGTCCCGGACACCTTCACCTTCTCTCTCGGGTATGCGCTCCGCTCCACCACGGCTCTGAGCGCCGATCTCGGGCATATCATGGATGCCCAGCGCTCGCGGGGGCTCGACTTCGAGCAGGGGTCCTGGGTCCGGAAAGCAGAGATGCTGATGGCTCTGGTGATCCCGATGATCATCGCGGTGCTGAACCGGGCCCGGCTGGTGGCCGATGCCCTGCAGGCCAGGGGATTTGGATCGGGAACGAGAACGACCTGTTACCACCCCCCCCATCCCGGGCAGCGGGACCTGATCATGGGCGCCCTGCTGGCCGGGCTGGTGGGGTTGACCGTCGTCTATCCCCGGCTCGTTCCCGGATAG
- a CDS encoding ABC transporter ATP-binding protein, which translates to MSGPDILEIADLSFQYSRTSGGESVPALDHISFSVEQGEIVILTGPSGSGKSTLLRCLNGLIPQSTRGTMTGQVMVAGKDTSTCPVHELASTVGMVFQDPDTQFFSSEVDTELAFGLEQRGVEEKAMEQAIASIADLLGITHLLGRSLDQLSWGERQRVAVASVVVTGPDLLILDEPFSGLDRLGAEALSACLGSLVQKRGMTLFITEHRLDRLGSLKGRYLVLNRGRLIYDGSPDAVMAGILERDDILLPPEDECRPVGRNMRRESGSDFGGDRSPGLRLSGVTYQYPGSVAPVLNAVDLRIRPSEITVLVGANGSGKSTLLRLLNGLIKPDFGEVLVDGRSIAGSTVAQISQTVGVLFQHADYQLFAETIADELAFGPKNFRVPAPEINRRIKQVLADLNLGSLRLTAPPLALSVGEKQRVAIAGLLMMESPILVMDEPTLGLDWTLKLKLARVLRLLGDAGRTVLVVTHDQAFVRLCADRVVTLTGGRIQEVTDGIGA; encoded by the coding sequence ATGAGCGGACCTGACATCCTTGAGATCGCAGATCTCTCCTTTCAGTATTCCCGTACTTCCGGGGGTGAGAGTGTGCCTGCCCTCGATCATATCTCCTTCTCGGTCGAACAGGGTGAAATCGTCATCCTCACCGGACCGAGCGGTTCGGGGAAGTCGACCCTTCTCCGATGCCTGAACGGTCTGATCCCGCAGAGCACCCGCGGTACGATGACGGGGCAGGTCATGGTGGCAGGAAAGGATACCAGCACCTGCCCGGTCCATGAACTGGCCTCCACCGTGGGCATGGTCTTTCAGGATCCCGACACCCAGTTCTTCTCCAGCGAGGTCGACACCGAACTGGCCTTCGGGCTGGAGCAGAGGGGGGTGGAGGAGAAAGCGATGGAGCAGGCGATCGCGTCCATCGCGGACCTGCTCGGTATCACCCACCTGCTGGGCCGCTCGCTGGACCAGCTCTCCTGGGGAGAACGGCAGCGGGTCGCGGTAGCCTCGGTGGTGGTGACCGGGCCCGATCTGCTCATCCTCGACGAACCCTTCTCCGGCCTCGATCGCCTGGGAGCCGAGGCTCTCAGTGCGTGTCTCGGTTCCCTCGTTCAAAAGCGGGGGATGACCCTCTTCATCACCGAGCACCGGCTGGACCGGCTTGGCTCGCTGAAGGGGCGGTACCTCGTCCTGAATAGGGGGCGTCTCATCTATGACGGTTCCCCGGATGCGGTGATGGCCGGGATTCTGGAGAGGGACGACATTCTCCTCCCTCCAGAAGACGAGTGCAGACCTGTGGGCCGGAACATGCGAAGGGAGTCAGGGAGTGACTTCGGGGGGGATCGTTCCCCGGGTCTTCGCCTCTCCGGGGTGACCTATCAGTACCCCGGTTCGGTCGCTCCTGTCCTGAACGCCGTCGACCTCCGGATCCGGCCCTCTGAGATCACGGTCCTCGTCGGGGCCAACGGTTCCGGGAAGTCGACGCTGCTCCGCCTGCTCAACGGTCTGATAAAGCCGGATTTTGGGGAGGTGCTGGTGGATGGGAGATCGATCGCCGGTTCAACGGTCGCCCAGATCTCACAGACGGTGGGTGTGCTCTTCCAGCATGCCGATTACCAGCTCTTTGCTGAGACGATCGCCGATGAACTGGCCTTTGGGCCGAAGAATTTCAGGGTTCCTGCCCCTGAGATCAACCGGAGAATCAAGCAGGTGCTTGCAGATCTGAATCTCGGTTCCCTGAGGCTCACGGCCCCGCCGCTGGCCCTCTCTGTCGGGGAGAAGCAGCGGGTCGCGATCGCCGGGCTGCTGATGATGGAGTCCCCGATCCTGGTGATGGACGAGCCGACCCTCGGTCTCGACTGGACGCTGAAGCTGAAACTGGCACGGGTCCTCCGCCTGCTGGGGGATGCCGGCAGGACGGTCCTCGTGGTCACCCATGACCAGGCATTCGTCCGGCTCTGTGCGGACCGGGTCGTCACCCTCACCGGCGGCCGCATCCAGGAGGTGACCGATGGGATTGGTGCATAA
- a CDS encoding ECF transporter S component has translation MVELRGYFSLYETALLSLIGAMVFVLNRLFEIPLHLPGSSGIYWVIPVIIGVRVVRKPGAGLYIGLISGVLASFFGNDPLHLFDLFKYLALGGAIDLTALIFGYQFTNPLVGFIGGVFGNMAKMVVNYGVQFFFGVQTNLILIGIGVASVTHLIFGGIGGILASLVLRRLLKAGVIEADERT, from the coding sequence ATGGTGGAACTGAGGGGCTACTTCTCCCTCTATGAGACGGCCCTCCTCTCCCTCATCGGGGCGATGGTCTTTGTTCTGAACCGGCTCTTCGAGATTCCCCTTCATCTTCCGGGTAGTTCCGGTATCTACTGGGTCATCCCGGTCATCATCGGGGTACGGGTGGTCAGAAAGCCGGGGGCAGGGCTCTATATCGGTCTGATATCCGGGGTTCTGGCCTCATTCTTCGGGAACGATCCGCTTCATCTCTTCGACCTCTTCAAGTACCTGGCCCTCGGTGGAGCGATCGATCTCACCGCCCTCATCTTCGGGTACCAGTTCACCAACCCCCTGGTCGGGTTCATCGGTGGAGTATTCGGAAATATGGCCAAGATGGTGGTGAACTACGGGGTCCAGTTCTTCTTTGGAGTCCAGACCAATCTCATTCTGATCGGGATCGGTGTCGCTTCGGTGACCCACCTGATCTTCGGAGGAATCGGCGGCATCCTTGCATCGCTGGTCCTCAGGCGCCTTCTCAAGGCTGGGGTGATCGAGGCAGATGAGCGGACCTGA
- a CDS encoding vWA domain-containing protein, which translates to MPGFTNPLWLVGLIGIPILCYLYRRAVRSRKNTAMAFSHVAFLKSALGEKKPSRRPQYLFILSLVAIALVIVGLANPHLPLDQTRDGVSVVLAIDDSGSMAANDYQPTRLEAAKESASVLIKSLDPKDYAGVVIFESGATTAAYLSPDKDRVMEKTAAIEQKNGQTALGDGLALAVDMADSIPNQKKVVVLLSDGVGNAGVISPEDATAFAAQNKVQVFTVGLGSKSPVLLGTDPTGTPQYATLDEAALQSIAEKTGGTYYTSVDEQTLHQIYAGLNKEIVREKEETSIQPILFAGVLLVLLAELYLRYGKRRIIP; encoded by the coding sequence ATGCCCGGCTTTACCAATCCCCTCTGGCTCGTGGGTCTGATCGGAATACCGATTCTCTGCTATCTGTACCGTCGTGCGGTCAGAAGCAGGAAGAACACCGCGATGGCCTTCTCGCATGTCGCCTTTCTGAAGTCTGCCCTCGGCGAGAAGAAGCCGTCCCGGCGTCCCCAGTACCTGTTCATCCTCTCGCTGGTGGCGATCGCGCTCGTGATCGTCGGGCTGGCGAATCCGCACCTTCCCCTGGACCAGACCCGGGACGGGGTCAGCGTCGTCCTCGCCATTGACGACTCCGGGAGTATGGCAGCGAACGATTACCAGCCGACCCGCCTTGAGGCGGCGAAGGAATCGGCCTCGGTGCTGATCAAATCCCTCGACCCGAAGGACTATGCCGGTGTCGTGATCTTCGAGTCCGGAGCGACGACGGCGGCGTATCTCTCCCCGGACAAGGACCGGGTGATGGAGAAGACGGCGGCGATCGAGCAGAAGAACGGACAGACGGCGCTCGGTGACGGGCTGGCCCTGGCCGTCGACATGGCCGACTCGATCCCGAACCAGAAGAAGGTGGTCGTCCTCCTCTCCGACGGGGTGGGCAACGCCGGCGTGATCTCCCCTGAGGATGCCACGGCCTTCGCCGCTCAGAACAAGGTCCAGGTCTTTACGGTCGGGCTGGGCTCGAAGAGTCCGGTCCTGCTCGGAACCGACCCGACGGGCACGCCCCAGTACGCGACCCTCGATGAAGCGGCCCTGCAGTCGATCGCAGAGAAGACCGGCGGGACCTATTACACCTCGGTGGACGAGCAGACCCTGCACCAGATCTATGCCGGGCTGAACAAGGAGATCGTCCGGGAGAAGGAGGAGACCAGCATTCAGCCGATTCTGTTTGCCGGGGTACTCCTGGTCCTCCTCGCTGAGCTCTACCTTCGCTACGGCAAGAGGCGGATCATTCCATGA